One Glycine max cultivar Williams 82 chromosome 4, Glycine_max_v4.0, whole genome shotgun sequence DNA segment encodes these proteins:
- the LOC100781723 gene encoding uncharacterized protein isoform X2, with the protein MPPMKCWVTRLSGKPNKQQHAVKLTQLKLELGLFGARLGAANDRIAFEITGIATKKETTPLPLVPFSKRRYTHSHTTCSRRFLSSKSPSLAWEARDLCGFHLLLKDHSLDVCDIAFHVLYGEGNAGESKAKMTAVGKAEMSVAVAELVVRKEKKTQFTSHHDFQRRLPIKLKVNGLCIEATLLVSMRLLKLRDSNGDSAGPFGKNWVQSEKKRGIIKEVKYLASLGKKNKGKFDESEQTSPHDSDRSPVFDSDDSYDSTTSSGSSSNSGGIPNARSTLSNGSESFTTSETAKTRLSHLPRNRSLNTQTSYPAPFTKSDKLSPQLLYQKGNSRSWEYKDFSSRDGQTKLKTNVFFASFDQMSERASGESACTVLVALIAHWLHTNHGMPTRAQFERLITQGSSEWRRLCNSDDYSKLFPDKHFDLETVIEANLRPLVVLPQKSYTGFFSPEKFQCLKGAMSFDEIWNEIKSKVGDKESRVYIVSWNDHFFVLKVEADAYYIIDSLGERLYEGCQQAFILKFDDSSVMYGKIDKAKEVPISGASREKICRGKECCKEFIKRFLAAIPLWQLEKEEKEEKKWSVSSPYLHRQLQIDFHYSSSSSSSASADSLWSLLESGSLEA; encoded by the exons ATGCCGCCGATGAAGTGCTGGGTCACGAGGTTGTCGGGGAAGCCCAACAAACAACAACACGCCGTGAAGCTGACCCAATTGAAGCTCGAATTAGGCCTCTTCGGAGCCAGGCTCGGCGCCGCAAACGACAGGATCGCATTTGAAATTACGGGGATTGCCACCAAGAAAGAAACGACACCTCTCCCACTCGTTCCCTTTTCCAAACGACGATACACTCACAGTCACACCACATGCTCCCGCAGATTCCTCAGTTCCAAATCACCCTCTCTCGCATGGGAAGCACGCGACCTATGCGGTTTTCATCTCCTCCTCAAAGACCACTCCCTCGATGTTTGCGACATCGCATTTCATGTCTTATAT GGAGAGGGAAATGCGGGAGAATCGAAAGCGAAAATGACGGCGGTCGGAAAAGCGGAAATGAGCGTTGCGGTGGCAGAATTGGTGGtgaggaaggagaagaagacGCAGTTCACTTCTCATCATGACTTTCAAAGAAGGCTTCCAATCAAATTAAAGGTCAATGGTTTATGCATAGAAGCTACCCTTTTG GTCTCTATGAGATTATTGAAGTTGAGGGATTCTAATGGTGACTCAGCAGGACCCTTTGGAAAAAACTGGGTCCAGTCAGAGAAGAAACGAGGGATTATAAAGGAAGTGAAGTACTTGGCAAGCttgggaaagaaaaacaaaggcaAGTTTGATGAATCGGAACAAACGAGTCCTCATGACTCGGATAGATCCCCCGTGTTTGACTCGGATGACTCGTACGATTCCACCACAAGCAGTGGCAGCAGTAGCAACAGCGGTGGAATCCCCAACGCACGGTCAACACTCTCAAACGGGTCTGAGAGCTTTACAACCTCGGAGACAGCAAAGACTCGTTTGTCCCACTTGCCACGGAATAGAAGCCTCAATACTCAAACCTCCTATCCTGCTCCTTTCACG AAATCAGATAAACTTTCTCCACAATTATTATACCAAAAAGGCAATTCAAGAAGCTGGGAATACAAGGACTTTTCAAGTAGAGATGGGCAAACAAAGCTCAAAACCAATGTGTTTTTTGCTTCCTTTGACCAAATGAGTGAACGAGCCTCCGGTGAGAGTGCGTGCACGGTTTTAGTTGCACTCATAGCGCACTGGCTCCATACCAACCACGGTATGCCAACAAGAGCACAATTTGAGAGACTCATCACACAAGGTTCATCTGAATGGAGAAGGCTATGCAACAGTGATGACTACTCAAAGCTCTTCCCAGATAAGCATTTCGATCTAGAGACAGTCATAGAAGCCAATCTCAGACCTCTTGTTGTTCTCCCTCAGAAATCTTACACGGGTTTTTTCTCCCCTGAGAAGTTCCAGTGCTTGAAAGGAGCCATGTCCTTTGATGAAATTTGGAACGAGATAAAGAGCAAGGTGGGTGATAAGGAGTCAAGAGTTTACATAGTGAGTTGGAACGACCATTTCTTTGTGTTGAAGGTAGAAGCGGATGCTTACTACATCATTGACTCTTTGGGGGAGAGACTTTATGAGGGGTGTCAACAAGCATTCATACTCAAGTTTGATGATTCGAGTGTGATGTATGGGAAAATAGACAAAGCGAAAGAGGTCCCAATTAGTGGTGCAAGCCGTGAGAAAATTTGCCGTGGAAAAGAGTGTTGTAAAGAGTTCATCAAACGGTTTCTTGCTGCAATACCACTTTGGCAACTAgagaaggaggagaaggaggagaagaaATGGAGTGTTTCAAGTCCCTATCTTCACCGGCAATTGCAGATTGATTTCCATTATAGCTCTTCATCATCCTCATCTGCTTCAGCTGATTCTTTGTGGTCTCTCTTAGAAAGTGGTTCTTTAGAAGCCTAA
- the LOC100781723 gene encoding uncharacterized protein isoform X1 codes for MPPMKCWVTRLSGKPNKQQHAVKLTQLKLELGLFGARLGAANDRIAFEITGIATKKETTPLPLVPFSKRRYTHSHTTCSRRFLSSKSPSLAWEARDLCGFHLLLKDHSLDVCDIAFHVLYGEGNAGESKAKMTAVGKAEMSVAVAELVVRKEKKTQFTSHHDFQRRLPIKLKVNGLCIEATLLVSMRLLKLRDSNGDSAGPFGKNWVQSEKKRGIIKEVKYLASLGKKNKGKFDESEQTSPHDSDRSPVFDSDDSYDSTTSSGSSSNSGGIPNARSTLSNGSESFTTSETAKTRLSHLPRNRSLNTQTSYPAPFTLLQKSDKLSPQLLYQKGNSRSWEYKDFSSRDGQTKLKTNVFFASFDQMSERASGESACTVLVALIAHWLHTNHGMPTRAQFERLITQGSSEWRRLCNSDDYSKLFPDKHFDLETVIEANLRPLVVLPQKSYTGFFSPEKFQCLKGAMSFDEIWNEIKSKVGDKESRVYIVSWNDHFFVLKVEADAYYIIDSLGERLYEGCQQAFILKFDDSSVMYGKIDKAKEVPISGASREKICRGKECCKEFIKRFLAAIPLWQLEKEEKEEKKWSVSSPYLHRQLQIDFHYSSSSSSSASADSLWSLLESGSLEA; via the exons ATGCCGCCGATGAAGTGCTGGGTCACGAGGTTGTCGGGGAAGCCCAACAAACAACAACACGCCGTGAAGCTGACCCAATTGAAGCTCGAATTAGGCCTCTTCGGAGCCAGGCTCGGCGCCGCAAACGACAGGATCGCATTTGAAATTACGGGGATTGCCACCAAGAAAGAAACGACACCTCTCCCACTCGTTCCCTTTTCCAAACGACGATACACTCACAGTCACACCACATGCTCCCGCAGATTCCTCAGTTCCAAATCACCCTCTCTCGCATGGGAAGCACGCGACCTATGCGGTTTTCATCTCCTCCTCAAAGACCACTCCCTCGATGTTTGCGACATCGCATTTCATGTCTTATAT GGAGAGGGAAATGCGGGAGAATCGAAAGCGAAAATGACGGCGGTCGGAAAAGCGGAAATGAGCGTTGCGGTGGCAGAATTGGTGGtgaggaaggagaagaagacGCAGTTCACTTCTCATCATGACTTTCAAAGAAGGCTTCCAATCAAATTAAAGGTCAATGGTTTATGCATAGAAGCTACCCTTTTG GTCTCTATGAGATTATTGAAGTTGAGGGATTCTAATGGTGACTCAGCAGGACCCTTTGGAAAAAACTGGGTCCAGTCAGAGAAGAAACGAGGGATTATAAAGGAAGTGAAGTACTTGGCAAGCttgggaaagaaaaacaaaggcaAGTTTGATGAATCGGAACAAACGAGTCCTCATGACTCGGATAGATCCCCCGTGTTTGACTCGGATGACTCGTACGATTCCACCACAAGCAGTGGCAGCAGTAGCAACAGCGGTGGAATCCCCAACGCACGGTCAACACTCTCAAACGGGTCTGAGAGCTTTACAACCTCGGAGACAGCAAAGACTCGTTTGTCCCACTTGCCACGGAATAGAAGCCTCAATACTCAAACCTCCTATCCTGCTCCTTTCACG TTATTGCAGAAATCAGATAAACTTTCTCCACAATTATTATACCAAAAAGGCAATTCAAGAAGCTGGGAATACAAGGACTTTTCAAGTAGAGATGGGCAAACAAAGCTCAAAACCAATGTGTTTTTTGCTTCCTTTGACCAAATGAGTGAACGAGCCTCCGGTGAGAGTGCGTGCACGGTTTTAGTTGCACTCATAGCGCACTGGCTCCATACCAACCACGGTATGCCAACAAGAGCACAATTTGAGAGACTCATCACACAAGGTTCATCTGAATGGAGAAGGCTATGCAACAGTGATGACTACTCAAAGCTCTTCCCAGATAAGCATTTCGATCTAGAGACAGTCATAGAAGCCAATCTCAGACCTCTTGTTGTTCTCCCTCAGAAATCTTACACGGGTTTTTTCTCCCCTGAGAAGTTCCAGTGCTTGAAAGGAGCCATGTCCTTTGATGAAATTTGGAACGAGATAAAGAGCAAGGTGGGTGATAAGGAGTCAAGAGTTTACATAGTGAGTTGGAACGACCATTTCTTTGTGTTGAAGGTAGAAGCGGATGCTTACTACATCATTGACTCTTTGGGGGAGAGACTTTATGAGGGGTGTCAACAAGCATTCATACTCAAGTTTGATGATTCGAGTGTGATGTATGGGAAAATAGACAAAGCGAAAGAGGTCCCAATTAGTGGTGCAAGCCGTGAGAAAATTTGCCGTGGAAAAGAGTGTTGTAAAGAGTTCATCAAACGGTTTCTTGCTGCAATACCACTTTGGCAACTAgagaaggaggagaaggaggagaagaaATGGAGTGTTTCAAGTCCCTATCTTCACCGGCAATTGCAGATTGATTTCCATTATAGCTCTTCATCATCCTCATCTGCTTCAGCTGATTCTTTGTGGTCTCTCTTAGAAAGTGGTTCTTTAGAAGCCTAA
- the LOC100781723 gene encoding uncharacterized protein isoform X4 — protein MPPMKCWVTRLSGKPNKQQHAVKLTQLKLELGLFGARLGAANDRIAFEITGIATKKETTPLPLVPFSKRRYTHSHTTCSRRFLSSKSPSLAWEARDLCGFHLLLKDHSLDVCDIAFHVLYGEGNAGESKAKMTAVGKAEMSVAVAELVVRKEKKTQFTSHHDFQRRLPIKLKVSMRLLKLRDSNGDSAGPFGKNWVQSEKKRGIIKEVKYLASLGKKNKGKFDESEQTSPHDSDRSPVFDSDDSYDSTTSSGSSSNSGGIPNARSTLSNGSESFTTSETAKTRLSHLPRNRSLNTQTSYPAPFTKSDKLSPQLLYQKGNSRSWEYKDFSSRDGQTKLKTNVFFASFDQMSERASGESACTVLVALIAHWLHTNHGMPTRAQFERLITQGSSEWRRLCNSDDYSKLFPDKHFDLETVIEANLRPLVVLPQKSYTGFFSPEKFQCLKGAMSFDEIWNEIKSKVGDKESRVYIVSWNDHFFVLKVEADAYYIIDSLGERLYEGCQQAFILKFDDSSVMYGKIDKAKEVPISGASREKICRGKECCKEFIKRFLAAIPLWQLEKEEKEEKKWSVSSPYLHRQLQIDFHYSSSSSSSASADSLWSLLESGSLEA, from the exons ATGCCGCCGATGAAGTGCTGGGTCACGAGGTTGTCGGGGAAGCCCAACAAACAACAACACGCCGTGAAGCTGACCCAATTGAAGCTCGAATTAGGCCTCTTCGGAGCCAGGCTCGGCGCCGCAAACGACAGGATCGCATTTGAAATTACGGGGATTGCCACCAAGAAAGAAACGACACCTCTCCCACTCGTTCCCTTTTCCAAACGACGATACACTCACAGTCACACCACATGCTCCCGCAGATTCCTCAGTTCCAAATCACCCTCTCTCGCATGGGAAGCACGCGACCTATGCGGTTTTCATCTCCTCCTCAAAGACCACTCCCTCGATGTTTGCGACATCGCATTTCATGTCTTATAT GGAGAGGGAAATGCGGGAGAATCGAAAGCGAAAATGACGGCGGTCGGAAAAGCGGAAATGAGCGTTGCGGTGGCAGAATTGGTGGtgaggaaggagaagaagacGCAGTTCACTTCTCATCATGACTTTCAAAGAAGGCTTCCAATCAAATTAAAG GTCTCTATGAGATTATTGAAGTTGAGGGATTCTAATGGTGACTCAGCAGGACCCTTTGGAAAAAACTGGGTCCAGTCAGAGAAGAAACGAGGGATTATAAAGGAAGTGAAGTACTTGGCAAGCttgggaaagaaaaacaaaggcaAGTTTGATGAATCGGAACAAACGAGTCCTCATGACTCGGATAGATCCCCCGTGTTTGACTCGGATGACTCGTACGATTCCACCACAAGCAGTGGCAGCAGTAGCAACAGCGGTGGAATCCCCAACGCACGGTCAACACTCTCAAACGGGTCTGAGAGCTTTACAACCTCGGAGACAGCAAAGACTCGTTTGTCCCACTTGCCACGGAATAGAAGCCTCAATACTCAAACCTCCTATCCTGCTCCTTTCACG AAATCAGATAAACTTTCTCCACAATTATTATACCAAAAAGGCAATTCAAGAAGCTGGGAATACAAGGACTTTTCAAGTAGAGATGGGCAAACAAAGCTCAAAACCAATGTGTTTTTTGCTTCCTTTGACCAAATGAGTGAACGAGCCTCCGGTGAGAGTGCGTGCACGGTTTTAGTTGCACTCATAGCGCACTGGCTCCATACCAACCACGGTATGCCAACAAGAGCACAATTTGAGAGACTCATCACACAAGGTTCATCTGAATGGAGAAGGCTATGCAACAGTGATGACTACTCAAAGCTCTTCCCAGATAAGCATTTCGATCTAGAGACAGTCATAGAAGCCAATCTCAGACCTCTTGTTGTTCTCCCTCAGAAATCTTACACGGGTTTTTTCTCCCCTGAGAAGTTCCAGTGCTTGAAAGGAGCCATGTCCTTTGATGAAATTTGGAACGAGATAAAGAGCAAGGTGGGTGATAAGGAGTCAAGAGTTTACATAGTGAGTTGGAACGACCATTTCTTTGTGTTGAAGGTAGAAGCGGATGCTTACTACATCATTGACTCTTTGGGGGAGAGACTTTATGAGGGGTGTCAACAAGCATTCATACTCAAGTTTGATGATTCGAGTGTGATGTATGGGAAAATAGACAAAGCGAAAGAGGTCCCAATTAGTGGTGCAAGCCGTGAGAAAATTTGCCGTGGAAAAGAGTGTTGTAAAGAGTTCATCAAACGGTTTCTTGCTGCAATACCACTTTGGCAACTAgagaaggaggagaaggaggagaagaaATGGAGTGTTTCAAGTCCCTATCTTCACCGGCAATTGCAGATTGATTTCCATTATAGCTCTTCATCATCCTCATCTGCTTCAGCTGATTCTTTGTGGTCTCTCTTAGAAAGTGGTTCTTTAGAAGCCTAA
- the LOC100781723 gene encoding uncharacterized protein isoform X3 yields MPPMKCWVTRLSGKPNKQQHAVKLTQLKLELGLFGARLGAANDRIAFEITGIATKKETTPLPLVPFSKRRYTHSHTTCSRRFLSSKSPSLAWEARDLCGFHLLLKDHSLDVCDIAFHVLYGEGNAGESKAKMTAVGKAEMSVAVAELVVRKEKKTQFTSHHDFQRRLPIKLKVSMRLLKLRDSNGDSAGPFGKNWVQSEKKRGIIKEVKYLASLGKKNKGKFDESEQTSPHDSDRSPVFDSDDSYDSTTSSGSSSNSGGIPNARSTLSNGSESFTTSETAKTRLSHLPRNRSLNTQTSYPAPFTLLQKSDKLSPQLLYQKGNSRSWEYKDFSSRDGQTKLKTNVFFASFDQMSERASGESACTVLVALIAHWLHTNHGMPTRAQFERLITQGSSEWRRLCNSDDYSKLFPDKHFDLETVIEANLRPLVVLPQKSYTGFFSPEKFQCLKGAMSFDEIWNEIKSKVGDKESRVYIVSWNDHFFVLKVEADAYYIIDSLGERLYEGCQQAFILKFDDSSVMYGKIDKAKEVPISGASREKICRGKECCKEFIKRFLAAIPLWQLEKEEKEEKKWSVSSPYLHRQLQIDFHYSSSSSSSASADSLWSLLESGSLEA; encoded by the exons ATGCCGCCGATGAAGTGCTGGGTCACGAGGTTGTCGGGGAAGCCCAACAAACAACAACACGCCGTGAAGCTGACCCAATTGAAGCTCGAATTAGGCCTCTTCGGAGCCAGGCTCGGCGCCGCAAACGACAGGATCGCATTTGAAATTACGGGGATTGCCACCAAGAAAGAAACGACACCTCTCCCACTCGTTCCCTTTTCCAAACGACGATACACTCACAGTCACACCACATGCTCCCGCAGATTCCTCAGTTCCAAATCACCCTCTCTCGCATGGGAAGCACGCGACCTATGCGGTTTTCATCTCCTCCTCAAAGACCACTCCCTCGATGTTTGCGACATCGCATTTCATGTCTTATAT GGAGAGGGAAATGCGGGAGAATCGAAAGCGAAAATGACGGCGGTCGGAAAAGCGGAAATGAGCGTTGCGGTGGCAGAATTGGTGGtgaggaaggagaagaagacGCAGTTCACTTCTCATCATGACTTTCAAAGAAGGCTTCCAATCAAATTAAAG GTCTCTATGAGATTATTGAAGTTGAGGGATTCTAATGGTGACTCAGCAGGACCCTTTGGAAAAAACTGGGTCCAGTCAGAGAAGAAACGAGGGATTATAAAGGAAGTGAAGTACTTGGCAAGCttgggaaagaaaaacaaaggcaAGTTTGATGAATCGGAACAAACGAGTCCTCATGACTCGGATAGATCCCCCGTGTTTGACTCGGATGACTCGTACGATTCCACCACAAGCAGTGGCAGCAGTAGCAACAGCGGTGGAATCCCCAACGCACGGTCAACACTCTCAAACGGGTCTGAGAGCTTTACAACCTCGGAGACAGCAAAGACTCGTTTGTCCCACTTGCCACGGAATAGAAGCCTCAATACTCAAACCTCCTATCCTGCTCCTTTCACG TTATTGCAGAAATCAGATAAACTTTCTCCACAATTATTATACCAAAAAGGCAATTCAAGAAGCTGGGAATACAAGGACTTTTCAAGTAGAGATGGGCAAACAAAGCTCAAAACCAATGTGTTTTTTGCTTCCTTTGACCAAATGAGTGAACGAGCCTCCGGTGAGAGTGCGTGCACGGTTTTAGTTGCACTCATAGCGCACTGGCTCCATACCAACCACGGTATGCCAACAAGAGCACAATTTGAGAGACTCATCACACAAGGTTCATCTGAATGGAGAAGGCTATGCAACAGTGATGACTACTCAAAGCTCTTCCCAGATAAGCATTTCGATCTAGAGACAGTCATAGAAGCCAATCTCAGACCTCTTGTTGTTCTCCCTCAGAAATCTTACACGGGTTTTTTCTCCCCTGAGAAGTTCCAGTGCTTGAAAGGAGCCATGTCCTTTGATGAAATTTGGAACGAGATAAAGAGCAAGGTGGGTGATAAGGAGTCAAGAGTTTACATAGTGAGTTGGAACGACCATTTCTTTGTGTTGAAGGTAGAAGCGGATGCTTACTACATCATTGACTCTTTGGGGGAGAGACTTTATGAGGGGTGTCAACAAGCATTCATACTCAAGTTTGATGATTCGAGTGTGATGTATGGGAAAATAGACAAAGCGAAAGAGGTCCCAATTAGTGGTGCAAGCCGTGAGAAAATTTGCCGTGGAAAAGAGTGTTGTAAAGAGTTCATCAAACGGTTTCTTGCTGCAATACCACTTTGGCAACTAgagaaggaggagaaggaggagaagaaATGGAGTGTTTCAAGTCCCTATCTTCACCGGCAATTGCAGATTGATTTCCATTATAGCTCTTCATCATCCTCATCTGCTTCAGCTGATTCTTTGTGGTCTCTCTTAGAAAGTGGTTCTTTAGAAGCCTAA
- the LOC100803816 gene encoding uncharacterized protein isoform X2: protein MPRPGPKPYDCVKRAWHSEIHQPIRGTLIQEIFRVVNEIHGSSTKKNKEYQEKLPVVVLRAEEIIYSKANSEAEYMDLTTLLERTNDAIDTIIRRDEHTETGEYLRPCIEATRSQRNNQRCYLSRSTEEVPKLSYGTLHNTANTKDHNNTRSQCVSENVPSASKKQCVEHQPPPKLFSVYPLYYGNNNNIQLGNSQHHHGFKVSHVSVSHTGGPALVGGDGARNLLAHNLKNSSNGGSQSFIINGDFENPCTRKCDLSLRLGPP from the exons ATGCCCCGCCCAGGTCCCAAACCTTACGATTGCGTCAAAAGAGCTTGGCACAGTGAAATACACCAACCCATCAGAGGAACTCTCATTCAAGAAATTTTCAG GGTTGTCAACGAGATACATGGGTCTTCTACTAAGAAGAACAAAGAGTACCAAGAGAAGCTACCCGTTGTTGTGCTCAGGGCAGAGGAAATTATTTACTCTAAAGCCAATTCCGAG GCTGAATACATGGACCTTACAACACTTTTGGAAAGAACAAATGATGCTATTGATACAATAATTCGACGTGATGAGCATACAGAAACTGGAGAGTATTTGCGCCCTTGCATCGAAG CCACAAGGAGTCAACGCAACAACCAACGATGTTACTTAAGTCGCAGCACTGAAGAGGTTCCAAAACTTTCTTATGGCACGTTGCATAATACCGCAAATACGAAGGATCATAATAACACAAGGTCTCAATGTGTGTCCGAGAATGTACCTTCAGCTAGTAAAAAGCAATGCGTGGAACACCAACCGCCACCAAAATTGTTTTCAGTTTATCCTCTGTACTAtgggaacaacaacaacatccaaCTTGGCAATTCACAACATCATCATGGGTTCAAAGTATCACATGTATCTGTTTCTCACACTGGTGGACCTGCCCTTGTGGGTGGTGATGGTGCTAGGAATCTACTAGCCCATAACttaaaaaattcttcaaatgGGGGATCCCAATCATTCATTATTAATGGGGATTTTGAGAATCCATGCACAAGAAAATGTGATCTATCATTGAGGTTAGGACCCCCTTAA
- the LOC100803816 gene encoding uncharacterized protein isoform X1 — MPRPGPKPYDCVKRAWHSEIHQPIRGTLIQEIFRVVNEIHGSSTKKNKEYQEKLPVVVLRAEEIIYSKANSEAEYMDLTTLLERTNDAIDTIIRRDEHTETGEYLRPCIEAALSLGCSLTKATRSQRNNQRCYLSRSTEEVPKLSYGTLHNTANTKDHNNTRSQCVSENVPSASKKQCVEHQPPPKLFSVYPLYYGNNNNIQLGNSQHHHGFKVSHVSVSHTGGPALVGGDGARNLLAHNLKNSSNGGSQSFIINGDFENPCTRKCDLSLRLGPP, encoded by the exons ATGCCCCGCCCAGGTCCCAAACCTTACGATTGCGTCAAAAGAGCTTGGCACAGTGAAATACACCAACCCATCAGAGGAACTCTCATTCAAGAAATTTTCAG GGTTGTCAACGAGATACATGGGTCTTCTACTAAGAAGAACAAAGAGTACCAAGAGAAGCTACCCGTTGTTGTGCTCAGGGCAGAGGAAATTATTTACTCTAAAGCCAATTCCGAG GCTGAATACATGGACCTTACAACACTTTTGGAAAGAACAAATGATGCTATTGATACAATAATTCGACGTGATGAGCATACAGAAACTGGAGAGTATTTGCGCCCTTGCATCGAAG CTGCTCTAAGTTTGGGTTGCTCCTTAACAAAAGCCACAAGGAGTCAACGCAACAACCAACGATGTTACTTAAGTCGCAGCACTGAAGAGGTTCCAAAACTTTCTTATGGCACGTTGCATAATACCGCAAATACGAAGGATCATAATAACACAAGGTCTCAATGTGTGTCCGAGAATGTACCTTCAGCTAGTAAAAAGCAATGCGTGGAACACCAACCGCCACCAAAATTGTTTTCAGTTTATCCTCTGTACTAtgggaacaacaacaacatccaaCTTGGCAATTCACAACATCATCATGGGTTCAAAGTATCACATGTATCTGTTTCTCACACTGGTGGACCTGCCCTTGTGGGTGGTGATGGTGCTAGGAATCTACTAGCCCATAACttaaaaaattcttcaaatgGGGGATCCCAATCATTCATTATTAATGGGGATTTTGAGAATCCATGCACAAGAAAATGTGATCTATCATTGAGGTTAGGACCCCCTTAA